The following coding sequences are from one Sardina pilchardus chromosome 16, fSarPil1.1, whole genome shotgun sequence window:
- the LOC134060455 gene encoding dentin sialophosphoprotein-like, with product MVASDLSDSNGTNSNGDSSISSGSSDSSDSNDSSGSSDPSDSSKSSSSSSSSESSGSSKSSSSSESSDSSDSSKSSSSSSSSESSGSSKSSSSSESSDSSDSSKSSSSSSSSESSDSTKSSSSSESSDSTDSSKSSSSSSSSESSGSSKSSSSSESSDSSDSSKSSSSSSSSESSDSTKSSSSSESSDSSDSSKSSSSSSSSESSDSSTSSSSESSDSSDSSTSSSSSESSDSSDSSKSSSSESSDSSDSSKSSSSSESSDSSDSSKSSSSSSSSESSDSSKSSSSSKSSDSSKSSSSSESSDSSKSSSSSESSDSSDSSSSIESSDSSSSSESTDSSKSSSSNESSDSSNSSDSSDSSNSSSSSSSSDSSSSSRSKDSGKSSDSNDSSDSSSDSDKSANGSFSKSCSSQDSKSCVHDSNSFGQNSSHGDK from the coding sequence ATGGTGGCTAGTGACTTAAGTGATTCCAATGGCACAAATAGTAACGGTGACTCAAGCATTTCTAGTGGATCAAGTGATTCAAGTGATTCTAATGATTCAAGTGGCTCTAGTGATCCTAGTGACTCAAGCAAGTCTAGTAGTTCAAGTAGCTCTAGTGAATCCAGTGGCTCAAGCAAGTCTAGTAGTTCAAGTGAATCCAGTGATTCCAGTGACTCAAGCAAGTCAAGTAGTTCAAGTAGCTCTAGTGAATCCAGTGGCTCAAGCAAGTCTAGTAGTTCAAGTGAATCCAGTGATTCCAGTGACTCAAGCAAGTCAAGTAGTTCAAGTAGCTCTAGTGAATCCAGTGACTCAACCAAGTCTAGTAGTTCAAGTGAATCCAGTGATTCTACTGACTCAAGCAAGTCTAGTAGTTCAAGTAGCTCTAGCGAATCCAGTGGCTCAAGCAAGTCTAGTAGTTCAAGTGAATCCAGTGATTCCAGTGACTCAAGCAAGTCAAGTAGTTCAAGTAGCTCTAGCGAATCCAGTGACTCAACCAAGTCTAGTAGTTCAAGTGAATCCAGTGATTCCAGTGACTCAAGCAAGTCAAGTAGTTCAAGTAGCTCTAGTGAATCCAGTGACTCAAGCACGTCTAGTTCAAGTGAATCCAGTGATTCCAGTGACTCAAGCACGTCTAGTAGTTCAAGTGAATCCAGTGATTCCAGTGACTCAAGCAAGTCCAGTTCAAGTGAATCCAGTGATTCCAGTGACTCAAGTAAGTCTAGTAGTTCAAGCGAATCCAGTGATTCCAGTGACTCAAGTAAATCTAGTAGTTCAAGTAGCTCAAGTGAATCCAGTGACTCAAGCAAGTCTAGTAGTTCAAGTAAATCCAGTGACTCAAGCAAATCTAGTAGTTCAAGTGAATCCAGTGACTCAAGTAAGTCTAGTAGTTCAAGTGAATCCAGTGATTCCAGTGACTCAAGTAGCTCTATTGAATCCAGTGACTCAAGTAGTTCTTCTGAATCCACTGACTCGAGCAAGTCTAGTAGTTCAAATGAATCCAGTGATTCCAGTAACTCCAGTGATTCTAGTGACTCTAGTAATTCAAGCAGTTCAAGCAGTTCTAGCGATTCTAGCAGCTCTAGCAGGTCAAAGGATTCTGGCAAGTCTAGCGACTCAAATGATTCCAGTGACAGTTCCAGTGACTCAGATAAAAGCGCCAATGGTAGTTTCTCTAAATCGTGCAGTTCCCAGGACTCCAAATCATGTGTTCATGATTCCAACTCTTTTGGACAAAATAGCAGCCATGGGGACAAGTAA